From the Tripterygium wilfordii isolate XIE 37 chromosome 6, ASM1340144v1, whole genome shotgun sequence genome, one window contains:
- the LOC119999946 gene encoding mitogen-activated protein kinase kinase kinase 18-like, which yields MDWTRCHVIGHGSSATVSLATSNNSGEVFAVKSVELSNSGFLEREQRILSSVSSPYIIGYKGCDITTENSRVMYNLFMDYAPAGTITDQVKGNGGRFDELTIGDYTRQILLGLDYLHSNGLVHCDIKGRNVLVAQSGVKIADFGCAKWVNAAEPDSGRISGTPAFMAPEVARGEEQGFPSDIWALGCTIIEMATGGSPWSNVEDPVSVIYRIGYSGELPEFPCFLSEQARDFLEKCLRRDPKERWTAADLLKHPFIAELKQIEESESNSNSNSPTSVLDQSFWNSVGAESESLENLDRTSSEDCAYERIRRLSLISPVGPIWGCDDESWMTIRGNDSEDDIGANCGMIGDCDLEEEESNVGFEDLLGFLDHNDSNCRISRLLLGLEKCGRDSVVISNLKLESHIDTLLFHSMRT from the coding sequence ATGGACTGGACTAGATGCCACGTTATCGGCCACGGTTCCTCTGCCACCGTCTCCCTGGCCACCTCCAACAATTCCGGCGAAGTTTTTGCAGTGAAGTCGGTAGAGCTTTCCAACTCCGGATTCTTAGAAAGAGAGCAGAGAATTCTGTCTTCTGTGAGCTCTCCTTACATAATTGGCTATAAAGGTTGTGACATTACAACAGAGAACAGCAGAGTTATGTACAATCTGTTCATGGATTACGCTCCCGCTGGCACAATTACCGATCAAGTCAAAGGGAATGGAGGACGATTTGATGAATTGACGATCGGAGACTACACGAGACAGATATTACTCGGGCTTGATTACCTTCATTCGAACGGATTGGTGCATTGCGACATAAAAGGTAGGAACGTTTTGGTGGCACAGAGTGGTGTCAAGATTGCAGATTTCGGGTGTGCTAAGTGGGTCAACGCAGCGGAGCCTGATTCCGGTCGAATTAGTGGCACGCCGGCGTTTATGGCTCCCGAGGTGGCTCGCGGGGAGGAACAGGGTTTTCCCAGTGACATATGGGCACTTGGGTGCACGATTATAGAAATGGCGACCGGAGGTTCACCGTGGTCCAATGTCGAGGACCCGGTATCCGTAATTTACCGAATCGGGTATTCGGGTGAATTACCGGAGTTTCCGTGTTTTCTATCTGAACAAGCAAGGGATTTCTTGGAGAAGTGTTTGAGAAGAGATCCGAAAGAGAGATGGACGGCTGCTGATCTTCTCAAGCATCCATTTATTGCAGAATTAAAGCAAATTGAAGAATCTGAATCTAATTCCAATTCAAATTCGCCGACTAGTGTTCTTGACCAAAGCTTCTGGAATTCAGTGGGAGCAGAATCAGAGAGTCTGGAAAATCTGGACCGCACGAGTTCAGAGGATTGCGCATACGAAAGAATCAGACGGCTATCTTTGATTTCACCGGTGGGACCCATATGGGGTTGTGATGATGAGAGTTGGATGACCATTAGAGGGAATGATAGTGAAGATGACATTGGAGCCAACTGTGGCATGATTGGTGATTGTGATTTAGAAGAGGAGGAAAGCAATGTGGGTTTTGAAGATTTGTTGGGTTTCTTAGATCATAATGATAGTAATTGTAGGATAAGTAGACTTCTTTTGGGGTTGGAAAAATGTGGTAGAGATAGTGTTGTAATTAGTAATCTCAAGTTAGAGAGCCACATAGATACATTGTTGTTTCATTCAATGAGAACATAG
- the LOC119999945 gene encoding aspartic proteinase-like: MDFTLTRYFTSFFIYSFFSGPIKFSVVNMGTLFRSFWLALLLVFPAVISVPNDGLIRIELKKKKLDQIYQSTGQVDSINGEVFRTPIKKYRFQGNLEDSNTDIVALKNYLDAQYFGEIGIGTPAQKFTVIFDTGSSNLWVPSSKCYFSIACYLHSKYRSAESSSYKTNGKSAEIHYGTGAISGFFSNDHIKVGDLVVKDQEFIEATREPGITFLAAKFDGILGLGFQEISVGNAIPVWYNMVNQGLVKDPVFSFWLNRNVKGHEGGEIVFGGVDEKHYKGDHTYVPVTQKGYWQFDMGDVLIDGETTGFCADGCSAIADSGTSLLAGPTTIITQINHAIGASGVVSQECKAVVEQYGKTILEMLIAEAQPQKICSQIGFCTFDGTRGVSMGIESMVDKNLDKSSDGLHDGMCYACEMAVVWIQNRLRRNQTEEQILNYVNQLCDRIPSPNGESVVECTNLSSMPNVSFTIGGKVFDLAPEEYVLKVGEGVVAQCISGFTALDIAPPRGPLWILGDVFMGRYHTVFDYGNLQVGFAEAA; the protein is encoded by the exons ATGGACTTCACACTCACTAGATATTTCACTTCATTCTTCATCTATTCTTTCTTCTCCGGACCGATCAAATTCTCAG TTGTCAATATGGGTACCCTATTTAGATCCTTTTGGTTGGCGCTTCTCCTTGTGTTTCCTGCAGTTATTTCTGTGCCCAATGATGGGTTGATCAGAAttgaattgaagaagaagaaactggaTCAAATTTACCAGTCAACAGGACAGGTTGACTCCATAAATGGGGAAGTATTTAGAACTCCTATCAAAAAGTATCGCTTCCAGGGGAATCTTGAAGATTCCAACACTGATATTGTTGCACTGAAGAACTACTTGGATGCTCAGTATTTTGGTGAGATTGGTATTGGAACCCCTGCTCAGAAGTTTACTGTGATATTTGATACTGGAAGTTCCAATCTTTGGGTTCCCTCATCAAAGTGTTACTTCTCG ATTGCCTGCTATTTGCACTCGAAGTATAGATCTGCTGAATCAAGTTCCTACAAAACAAATG GGAAATCTGCTGAAATCCATTATGGAACTGGGGCAATTTCAGGTTTCTTTAGCAATGATCATATCAAAGTCGGTGATCTTGTTGTCAAAGATCag GAGTTCATTGAAGCCACGAGAGAGCCTGGCATCACATTCTTGGCAGCCAAGTTTGATGGTATTCTTGGACTTGGATTTCAAGAGATTTCTGTTGGAAATGCCATTCCTGTCTG GTACAACATGGTAAATCAGGGTCTCGTAAAAGATCCTGTGTTCTCCTTTTGGTTAAATCGCAATGTCAAAGGACATGAAGGAGGAGAAATAGTGTTTGGAGGGGTTGATGAGAAGCATTACAAGGGTGATCATACGTATGTACCCGTAACTCAGAAAGGCTATTGGCAG TTCGATATGGGTGATGTTCTAATTGATGGGGAAACAACTG GATTTTGTGCTGATGGGTGTTCTGCAATTGCTGATTCTGGAACCTCTTTGTTGGCGGGTCCAACG ACTATCATTACTCAAATTAATCATGCCATTGGAGCCTCTGGTGTTGTAAGCCAAGAATGCAAAGCAGTGGTTGAGCAATATGGAAAAACAATACTGGAAATGCTGATAGCTGAG GCACAACCACAAAAAATTTGCTCTCAGATTGGTTTCTGCACTTTTGATGGGACTCGGGGTGTCAG CATGGGCATTGAGAGCATGGTGGATAAGAACCTAGACAAGTCATCCGATGGTCTGCATGATGGTATGTGCTATGCTTGTGAAATGGCCGTGGTATGGATTCAAAATCGGCTTAGGAGAAATCAAACAGAAGAACAGATCTTGAATTATGTGAATCAG CTCTGTGATCGAATTCCCAGTCCCAATGGAGAGTCAGTAGTTGAATGCACTAACCTATCTTCCATGCCTAATGTATCATTCACAATTGGTGGTAAAGTGTTCGACCTTGCCCCGGAAGAG TACGTTCTTAAAGTTGGGGAGGGAGTTGTTGCCCAGTGCATCAGTGGGTTCACTGCTTTAGATATCGCCCCACCTCGCGGTCCTCTCTG GATTTTGGGAGATGTTTTCATGGGCCGCTACCACACTGTGTTCGACTATGGTAACTTGCAAGTTGGATTTGCGGAAGCAGCTTAA
- the LOC119999695 gene encoding protein usf, with translation MADSASSPFKKIQIQREDTKFDAYVVGKDDAPGIVVIQEWWGVDFEIKNHAIKISQLEPGFKTLIPDLYRGKVGLDVAEAQHLMEGLDWQGAVKDISASVKWLKENGSKKVGVTGFCMGGALSIASSVLVPDVDAVVAFYGVPSSELADPAKARAPVQAHFGELDNFVGFSDVMAAKALEEKLKVSGIPYEVHIYPGNAHAFMNRSPEGVNRRKGMGMPDEDEAAVQLAWSRFQSWMSKYLSA, from the exons ATGGCTGACTCCGCCTCCTCTCCTTTCAAGAAAATCCAGATTCAGCGAGAGGATACG AAATTCGACGCCTATGTCGTTGGCAAAGACGATGCTCCCGGAATTGTGGTGATCCAAGAGTGGTGGGGTGTGGACTTCGAAATCAAGAACCATGCGATCAAAATCTCTCAGCTGGAGCCTGGTTTCAAAACTCTTATTCCGGA TCTGTACCGAGGGAAGGTTGGTTTGGATGTGGCGGAAGCGCAACATCTGATGGAAGGTCTTGATTGGCAAGGTGCTGTCAAGGATATCAGTGCTTCTGTGAAGTGGCTCAAGGAGAATGGTTCAAAGAAG GTCGGTGTAACTGGATTTTGCATGGGGGGTGCTCTCTCTATTGCTAGTTCTGTTTTGGTGCCTGATGTTGATGCTGTTGTTGCGTTTTATGGGGTTCCATCATCAGAATTGGCGGACCCTGCCAAGGCCAGGGCCCCTGTGCAGGCGCATTTTGGAGAGCTTGATAACTTTGTTGGCTTTTCAGATGTTATG GCTGCTAAAGCTCTAGAGGAAAAGCTGAAAGTATCAGGAATTCCTTATGAGGTGCACATATATCCAGGCAATGCACATGCTTTCATGAACAGATCTCCAGAAGGTGTGAATAGGAGGAAGGGCATGGGAATGCCTGATGAGGATGAAGCTGCTGTACAGCTAGCATGGTCACGTTTCCAGTCATGGATGAGCAAATATTTGTCTGCTTAA
- the LOC119999944 gene encoding probable WRKY transcription factor 31 produces the protein MAKGGGLSIDSDPIRYFFPLNPIVHNSSECTHANNIKHLEYRLMDAAADPDRSLPTTIQFPFNLNCDSDDKRTVIDEMDFFRQKKQDPNPVDTDMKEDDKSLAGLELNVNTGLNLLTTNTSSDQSVVDDGISSNMEDKRVRSEMAVLQAEIERINTENQRLRDVLNRVMSNYNALQMHLVTIMQQQQDQKPDNINGQLKHGVIDGKAEENKVPRKFMDLGLASRAKDTEEPLLSSSSQDRSGSPRDNNVEVASKEKRISGRADSPDHGSGSNKVPKFNSSKTDDQTEATMRKARVSVRARSEATMITDGCQWRKYGQKMAKGNPCPRAYYRCTMAAGCPVRKQVQRCAEDRTILITTYEGNHNHPLPPAAIAMSSTTTSAARMLLSGSMSSADGLMNSNFLTRTLLPCSSSMATISASAPFPTVTLDLTQTPNSLQFQKPQNQFFLPFPNGSPAALLPHIFGQTLYNQSKFSGLQMSQDMDHPAQLQPPAMHQATFADTVSAATAAITADPNFTAALAAAITSIIGGAHPNGITNNNTSLATTGTSNGNITTSNSNKEQ, from the exons ATGGCCAAAGGTGGTGGACTCTCCATTGATTCAGATCCAATTCGGTACTTCTTCCCACTCAACCCAATCGTTCACAATTCCTCCGAATGCACTCACGCCAACAACATCAAACACCTCGAGTACAGACTCATGGATGCCGCCGCTGATCCTGATCGGTCTCTTCCAACCACCATCCAATTCCCATTCAATCTCAACTGCGACTCTGATGATAAAAGGACCGTCATAGACGAGATGGATTTCTTCCGCCAGAAAAAACAGGACCCCAATCCTGTTGATACCGATATGAAAGAGGACGACAAAAGTCTTGCCGGATTAGAGTTGAATGTAAAC ACTGGATTGAATCTTCTTACCACGAATACGAGTAGTGATCAGTCTGTGGTGGATGATGGAATTTCATCGAACATGGAAGACAAGAGAGTAAGGAGCGAG ATGGCTGTTCTTCAAGCTGAGATTGAGCGTATCAACACAGAGAATCAACGTTTAAGGGACGTTTTGAATCGGGTGATGAGTAACTACAACGCCCTGCAGATGCATTTAGTTACAATtatgcagcagcagcaggacCAGAAACCTGATAACATTAATGGACAATTAAAGCATGGCGTAATTGATGGGAAAGCTGAAGAAAATAAAGTGCCTAGAAAGTTCATGGATCTTGGACTGGCTTCTCGGGCCAAGGACACCGAGGAGCCTTTGCTGTCTTCATCGAGCCAGGACCGGTCTGGATCTCCGAGAGACAACAACGTAGAAGTTGCGTCGAAAGAGAAGAGAATTAGCGGAAGAGCGGATAGCCCAGATCATGGTTCGGGGTCTAATAAGGTTCCAAAATTCAATTCTTCCAAAACTGATGATCAAACTGAGGCCACCATGAGGAAGGCTCGCGTGTCGGTCAGAGCAAGATCAGAGGCTACTATG ATCACTGATGGATGCCAATGGAGGAAGTATGGCCAAAAGATGGCCAAAGGAAATCCATGCCCTCGAGCTTACTATCGATGTACCATGGCCGCTGGTTGTCCAGTTCGAAAACAA GTGCAAAGGTGTGCTGAGGATCGGACAATACTAATAACTACATATGAGGGCAATCACAACCACCCTTTGCCACCAGCGGCAATTGCAATGTCATCAACTACTACATCGGCGGCACGGATGCTGCTATCGGGTTCTATGTCAAGCGCTGATGGACTAATGAACTCAAATTTCTTAACCAGGACTCTCCTTCCATGCTCTTCTAGCATGGCCACAATATCAGCTTCAGCCCCATTTCCCACTGTTACATTGGACCTAacacaaacaccaaactctTTACAGTTCCAAAAGCCACAAAACCAATTCTTTCTCCCCTTCCCAAATGGATCACCTGCTGCACTGCTGCCTCATATATTTGGTCAGACCCTTTATAACCAATCCAAATTCTCTGGCCTACAAATGTCGCAAGATATGGACCACCCTGCACAATTGCAACCACCAGCAATGCACCAGGCCACATTCGCTGACACAGTGAGCGCGGCCACCGCTGCCATCACCGCAGATCCCAACTTCACGGCTGCTCTGGCCGCGGCGATCACTTCAATAATTGGTGGTGCCCACCCAAATGGCATTACTAATAATAATACCAGCCTTGCCACCACCGGCACTAGCAATGGCAATATTACTACCAGCAACAGCAACAAAGAGCAATAA